A segment of the Bradyrhizobium sp. CCBAU 53340 genome:
GCTCGCTGTTCATGCCGCTGTTCCTCGGTACAACGGTGGCGGGTGCAGCGCTGGTGGTGATGGGCGCGTTGCGTCTTAGCGAGCCGGGCGCGATCAGCATGATCGCCGGTGGCAGCCTCTATGTCGTTGGCATGTTCGTGGTGACGGTGGGGCTCAACGTGCCGCTGAACAACGCACTCGCCGCGGTGCAGCCGTCGGCCCCGCAGGCGGGCGTGGTGTGGGCCGCGTATCTGAAGGACTGGATGTTCTGGAACCACGTGCGGACATTGGCGTCGGTCGTGGCGAGTGCGTTGTTTATCGCTGCGCTCGCCGCGTAACAGGCTTCGTAGGGTGGGTTAGCGAAGCGACGTCCACAATCTCTTGCGCTGCCTGACGGGCAAAACACGCGAGCCGTAGGGCAATGCGTCTCGCGAAAGATATTCCGCTTTACCGAAATTCGGAAACGACGTATGTGTTGCGGCAACCCGGCCCATGGAAGAGGGGCGTATCGCGATCGTCACGACGCGGGCCGGGCGGCGGTGGACGCTAGTCACATCGGCGCGAAGGGTCTTGCAGGGCGGGCAACCGTGAGCAAGACCATCGCGCACACGACCGGTGTGACTGCGTACGGCAAAATCGTGTGGTCCTGGCGCCCGGAGCCTGTGCGCCAAGGCTCGTGGTGATGTGCGATGTCCAACCGGATGCGCACATCGGTCATCTGCGAGACGACGGGGGCAATAGTGCATCGCTCCCCGGGGAGATCACGACATAAGCCGTCAAACCACTGCGCAGGGAAGGCCGGATGTTTCGGCTTCACCTGTATGCCGCTGTGCAGCCTCTTGTAGCGCAACCTTCGCACAGTGGACCGCGGGTGCCAGCCGGGCACCCGGCCTTCCCTGCGCCCTCTTTCAGATGAGGGTGAGGTTGATGAAGCAAAGCTCGGGCGGAATGAGCCGCGAGGCTGCGAAGGTGCGTCTGTGATTGAAAGATCGAATGCTAACGTTGCCGCGAACACTGCCCTGTGACCGTCGCCCTGAGGCGGCCGCTACTTCAGCGGCCCTCGAAGGGCGACAGCCCGGCTGCATCTCGGCCGCACATCCTTCGAGGCTCGCAACGCAGTGCAGATGCACTGCGTCACTCGCACCTCCAGCGACAACCGCTTCGCGGTTGCGCGGGGATGACGGAATGGATATTGCTGGTGCGGAAAGACTCTGGATTGCTTCGCTGCGCTCGCAATGACGGTGTGGAGAGACTTTCGCACCAAACGTCGGTCTCGTGCCCCGGACGCAGCGCAGCGCTTCTTCAGCGGTGCGGCGCGTCCGGGACACGAGTGAGCCGTCAGACCGGCTTGCCCGTATACGGCATCGATGCCGTGAGGCCGCCGTCCACCGGGAAGGCCTGGCCATTCACATACGACGCTTCATCACTTGCCAGGAACAACCCCATCGCCGCGAGCTCGTGGGGCTGGCCGGGGCGCTTCAGCGGATTGAGCTGGCCGATCTTGTCCTGGGTGCCGCGCTCTTTCGCACGGTCGAAGATCGGTTTGGTCATGCCGGTTTCGATCAGCCCGGGGCAGACCGCATTGATGCGCACGCCGGTGCCGGTGAGGGAATATGCGGTGGTCTGCACCAGCGAGATCACGCCGGCCTTGCTGGCGGCATAGGGATGCCCGCTGGCGCCGGCCTTGAGGCCCGCGACCGATGCGGTCAACACGATCGCGCCGGACTGCTGCTTCACCATGTGCGGCATCGCGTATTTCACCGCAAGGAACGGTCCAATCAGATTGATGCGCAAAATTTCCTGCCAGTGGTCGACGGTCTGTTCGGCCAGCGGAACGAGCCCGCCGGAGATGCCGGCATTGGCCCAGATCACGTCGAGCCTTCCATGCGTCTTCACCGCCTTGTCGATGACGGCGATGACGTCGGCCTCGGAACCCGCGTCGGCGATCATCGCCTCCGCGACGCCGCCGGCCTTCTTCACCTCGTCCACCGTCTCCTTCACCGCCTCGCTGCGATCGACCGCGATCAGTTTTGCGCCTTCCCTGGTGAACAGCAGCGATGCGGCACGGCCGATGCCGCTGCCGGCGCCGGTGATGATGACGGATTTGCCTTGCAGGCGGCCCATGCGTTTCTCCCTTCGGTATGCCGCGCGACGCTTGCCGCGCGACGGAATTTCAAACAGAATTTCAAACGGTAAAGTGTCTTGAGACACGTTCGCTACTCACGTACAGCGACATCACACGGGATGGAAGGGTTTCGATGGCAGGTGCAGACAAGCCTGATGTGGTCACGACACGCTGGTGGTGGGTTCGTCATGCGCCGGTGCGCAATGACGGCGGCAACATCTACGGCCAGACCGATCTTCCCTGCGATACCAGCGACACCTACGTGTTCAACGCCGTTGCCAAGGTGTTGCCACGCAACGCGGTCTGGTATTCGAGCAATCTGATGCGCACGCACCAGACCGCGGAGGCGATCTGGGAAGCGGGTTTTCCGAGGCCTGCGTCCATGACGTGGGAGCCGGATCTCGCCGAGCAAAATCTCGGCCGCTGGCAAGGCATGAACCGCGCGGCGTTCATCGCGAGCCGTCCAGTTGGCTCGAGCTGGTTCGCCGACATCAACGAGCCGGCGCCGGGCGGCGAAAGTTTCATGGATCTCTATAATCGCGCGCGCCGCGTCATCGAGCGGATCAATAGCGAGTCCGCCGGGCAGGATATCATCGCGGTCGCGCATGGTGGCACCATCAAGGCGGCGATCGGGCTCGCGCTCGACGGTCAGGTGGAGAAGGCGCTGTCGTTCGACATCGACAATGTGTCGATCACGCGGCTCGATTGTTTCGCAAGTCCCGAGCGCACGATATGGCGGTTGCCGATGGTGAACCAGCAGCCGTGGATCGCCGATGATGCGCATGCCGAAATGCATCAGCCTGCGGGACCGGAAGTCAGGAAGCTCGCCTGAGCCGTTACGGCTCCAGGCCAATTCGAAATCATACTCTGGGAGGAAAGCATGACCTTGTTCGACATGAAGGGAAAAGTCGCCGTCATCACCGGCTCGACGCGCGGTATCGGGCTTGCGATCGCCGAGCGCATGGCCGAGCACGGCGCCAAGGTGGTGATCTCCTCGCGCAAGGCTGATGTCTGCGAACAAGTGGCGAAGGGCATCAACGACAAGTTCGGCAAGGGCACCGCAGTCGCGATCGCCGCCAACATCTCATCGAAAGAGAATCTGCAAAATCTCGTCGACGAGAGCAACCGCGCCTTCGGCAAGATCGACGTGCTGGTCTGCAACGCGGCGTCGAATCCATATTACGGCCCGCTCGCCGGCATCTCCGACGATCAGTTCCGCAAGATTCTCGACAACAACATCGTCGCCAACAACTGGATGATCTCGATGGTGGTGCCGCAGATGATCGAGCGCAAGGACGGCTCGATCATCATCGTCTCCTCGATCGGAGGCCTAAAGGGCTCGACCATCCTCGGCGCCTACGCGATCTCCAAGGCCGCCGACATGCAGCTCGCGCGCAACCTCGCCTGCGAATACGGCAAGCACAACATCCGCGTGAACTGCATCGCGCCCGGCCTGATCAAGACCGATTTTGCCAAGGCGCTGTGGGACAATCCGGAGAACCTGAAAGCCTCGACCGCGCGCTCGCCGCTGCTGCGCATCGGCGTTCCCGACGAGATTGCGGGCGCGGCTGTGTTCCTGGGATCGAAGGCCGGCGACTTCATGACCGGGCAGACCATGGTGATCGACGGCGGCGCGACGATTAGTTGAGGCGTCAATGCCGGTGTCATCGCCCGCGAAAGCGGGCGATCCAGTACTCCGCGGCGGAAGTTGTGTGAACGAACTGCCGCCGCGGAGTACTCGATGCCCCGGTCAAGCCGGGGCATGACAGCGAGTGTGTGGATGCGGCCTCGCGACGCGAGCCTAAGCGAGCGATTTCAATCCACCGCCGCGTAAACCAGATCCCGCACCAGCGTCCGCGTGTAGTCACGTTGTCCCGGGCCCTGGCTCATGAACACCGCGAACAGATCCTCCTTCGGATCGATCCAGAAGAACGTCCCCGCAATGCCGCTCCAGAAATAGTTGCCGGCGCTGCCGGGGAAGGGCGCAATGCCGGCCTCGCGGCGCACGGCGAAGCCGAGGCCGAAGCCGTGGCCGGGCGAGAGCAGCGTGCCGTTGATCTGAACGTGAGGTCCGAGGTGATCGGACGCCATCAGCTCCAGCGTCTTGCGGCCGATGATCCTGACGCCGTCGAGCGTGCCGCCATTGCGCAGCATCAGCGCGAAGCGGGCATAGTCCATCGTGGTCGAGACCAGACCGCCGCCGCCTGACTCCATCACCGGCTGCTCGAGCATGTTGAACAGCGCGACCTTGTCGCCGGTCCAGGGATCGGCTTCGAACGGTTCGGCGAGCCTGTTGGCATTAGCCTCACTCGTCGAGAATCCAGTTTCGGTCATCTGGAGTGGCGCAAGGATGCGCTCGGTGAGGAAGGTGCCGAGCGATTGGCCGCTGATGATCTCGATGATGCGGCCGAGGATGTCGGTGGAGCGGCTGTAGTTGAATTCGTCGCCGGGGTGGCACACGAGGGGAAAACTCGCGACCAGCGCGGCGTGCTCCGCGTTGGTGATCTTCCGGCTGCGGACGCGGGACTCCTGGTAGATCTTGTGCACGGGGCCGTCGCCCTGGTGCTCATAGGTGAGACCGGAGGTGTGCCGGAGCAGGTCCTGCACCGTCATCGGCCGCTTCGGTGGAACCAGGTCCAGCTTGCCACCGCTGACCACGCCGACCTTTTGGTTCGCGAACTCCGGGATGAATTTGGCGACGGGATCGCCGAGCAGGAGGTGACCGTCCTCGAGCAGCGCCATGATACCGATCGAGACGATCGGCTTGGTCATCGAAAAGATCCGGAAGATCGAATCAAGCGCCATCGGCGCAGTTCCGGCCGGGCTCTGCTTGCCGAGCGCCTCGAACCAGCCGACCTGGCCGCGCCTGGCCACCAGCACGGTCACGCCGGGGACGGTTCCCTTATCGATCTCGCGCTTGAACGCATCCGACATCGCCTGGAGGCGAGGGCGCGACAAGCTCAGCGTCTCGGGCTTGGCCTCAGGCAGAGGCGGGGTTTTCGGCGCGGTCGAGGGGCGAGGGGCGGCGGTCATGTTCACTCCCGGGGCACATTATTGTCGGGAACGAAGAGTGGCCCAGAAGCCGCTGCACAAACAAGCGAAGCCAGCGCGCTTCACCCTTGCAATCCGTCCTTGCAATCCGGCCGTCCCCTGTGCTTGAAAGCGGCCCTGATCCTCCGCGGCAAGGCGAGGGTCCGTAGGAGTGTAGCTCAATTGGTAGAGCACCGGTCTCCAAAACCGGGGGTCGCAGGTTCGAGCCCTGCCACTCCTGCCAGCTAATCCCATACAGTCAGGATCAACGGGCAGGATAGCGGCGAGCCGAAAGCTCGGCGCGCAGGTCGTACGGGCCTATAAGCCCTTGATCCACATTACGTCCGTCGGCCGGGCCCCGGCGCATTCCGCCCCCGCCACACCTTGACCTTTGGCCCCATCCGCAGTAGATACCCCGCACTCGCAGCCGGCCCGTTGAGATGCGGATATCCGGCGCGGCTTTGAAATCCCCCGAACATCAGAGCCCGGTTTTCCGGCTCATCCTTCGAGACAGAGGGCTGGGCCACAGGCGGCTGTTCGGATCCCCGAAATCCTTATTGGCGTCTCAAACGATGGCAGTCAGCCCGTTCAAGTTCTTGCAGGAAGTGCGCTCGGAGACCGCCAAGGTCACCTGGCCGACCCGTCGTGAGACCACGATCACCACCATCATGGTGTTCGTGATGGTCGCCGTGGCCTCGGTCTTCTTCTTCGCCGCCGACCAGATCATCCGCTACCTCATCACCTTCCTTTTGGGCATTCACTGATGGCTACAGCAACGGCTCAACTGTCCGACAAGCGCTGGTACATCGTCCACGCCTATTCGAACTTCGAGAAGAAGGTCGCCGAATCGATCCGCGAGCAGGCCAAGCAGCGCGGGCTCGAGGATCTGTTCGAGTTGGTGCTGGTTCCGACCGAGAAGGTCACGGAAGTGCGCCGCGGCCGCAAGATCGACGCCGAGCGCAAGTTCTTCCCGGGCTACGTGCTGGTGAAGATGAAGCTGACCGACGAGGCGTTTCATCTGATCAAGAACACGCCGAAGGTCACGGGCTTCCTCGGCGCGGAAAACAAGCCGATGCCGATCTCGGAATCCGAGGCCATGCGCATCCTGCACCAGGTGCAGGAAGGCGTGGAACGGCCGAAGGCGTCGGTGTCGTTCGAGATCGGCGAGAACGTGCGCGTGGCCGACGGCCCGTTCGCCTCGTTCTCGGGTGTGGTCGAGGAAATCGACGAGGCGCGCTCGCGCGTGAAGGTCGCGGTGTCGATCTTCGGCCGCGCAACGCCGGTCGAACTGGAATTCGGTCAGGTCGAGAAGGTCTGACCGGGTAGCGCGGGAAGCCGATCAGGCTTTTCGCAAAGAGAGGCCGTGGGAGGGAGAGGGCGGTTGCCAGCCGCATCCGACCCAGACCACGAACCTGAAACCGCCGGCGTCAGTCGGCACAACAGGAGTGATACATGGCAAAGAAAGTGACCGGATACCTGAAGCTTCAGGTCCCGGCCGGTGCGGCGAATCCCTCGCCCCCGATCGGTCCCGCGCTCGGTCAGCGCGGTCTCAACATCATGGAGTTCTGCAAGGCGTTCAACGCCCAGACCCAGAAGGAAGAGAAGAACACCCCGATTCCCGTCGTGATCACGATCTACGCCGATCGTTCGTTCACGTTCGAGATGAAGACCCCCCCGATGTCCTTCTTCCTCAAGCAGGCCGCCAAGATCCAGTCCGGCTCGAAGGCGCCGGGCCGTGACAAGGCCGGCAAGGTGACCAAAGCGCAGGTGCGCGAGATCGCCGAGAAGAAGATGAAGGATCTCAATTGCGACACCATCGAATCGGCCATGAAGATGGTCGAGGGCTCCGCCCGTTCGATGGGTCTGGAAGTTGCGGGGTAAGCGGTCATGGCAATCGGAAAGCGTTTGAACAAAGCCCGCGAAGGTGTTGACCGCGAAAAGCTTTACCCGCTCGCGGACGCCATCAAGATGGTCAAGGAACGCGCCAAGGCGAAGTTCGACGAGACCATCGAGGTTGCGATCAATCTCGGCGTCGATCCGCGTCACGCCGACCAGATGGTCCGCGGCGTCGTGACCCTGCCGAACGGCACCGGCCGTACGCTCCGCGTCGGTGTGTTCGCCCGTGGCGCCAAGGCTGACGAGGCCAAGGCTGCCGGTGCCGATGTCGTCGGCGCCGAAGACCTGGTCGAGAAGGTGCAGAACGGCGCGATCGATTTCGACCGCTGTATCGCCACTCCCGACATGATGCCGCTGGTCGGCCGTCTCGGTAAGGTGCTCGGCCCGCGCGGCCTGATGCCGAACCCGAAGATCGGCACCGTGACCATGGACGTCACCGGTGCGGTGAAGGGTGCCAAGGGCGGCTC
Coding sequences within it:
- a CDS encoding DUF1772 domain-containing protein → MRQVFTTGLLWFSALGCGVMAGVYFAFSNFIMTALGRLDQAAGIAAMNAINVDIVRSLFMPLFLGTTVAGAALVVMGALRLSEPGAISMIAGGSLYVVGMFVVTVGLNVPLNNALAAVQPSAPQAGVVWAAYLKDWMFWNHVRTLASVVASALFIAALAA
- a CDS encoding SDR family NAD(P)-dependent oxidoreductase; translation: MGRLQGKSVIITGAGSGIGRAASLLFTREGAKLIAVDRSEAVKETVDEVKKAGGVAEAMIADAGSEADVIAVIDKAVKTHGRLDVIWANAGISGGLVPLAEQTVDHWQEILRINLIGPFLAVKYAMPHMVKQQSGAIVLTASVAGLKAGASGHPYAASKAGVISLVQTTAYSLTGTGVRINAVCPGLIETGMTKPIFDRAKERGTQDKIGQLNPLKRPGQPHELAAMGLFLASDEASYVNGQAFPVDGGLTASMPYTGKPV
- a CDS encoding histidine phosphatase family protein — translated: MAGADKPDVVTTRWWWVRHAPVRNDGGNIYGQTDLPCDTSDTYVFNAVAKVLPRNAVWYSSNLMRTHQTAEAIWEAGFPRPASMTWEPDLAEQNLGRWQGMNRAAFIASRPVGSSWFADINEPAPGGESFMDLYNRARRVIERINSESAGQDIIAVAHGGTIKAAIGLALDGQVEKALSFDIDNVSITRLDCFASPERTIWRLPMVNQQPWIADDAHAEMHQPAGPEVRKLA
- a CDS encoding SDR family NAD(P)-dependent oxidoreductase, giving the protein MTLFDMKGKVAVITGSTRGIGLAIAERMAEHGAKVVISSRKADVCEQVAKGINDKFGKGTAVAIAANISSKENLQNLVDESNRAFGKIDVLVCNAASNPYYGPLAGISDDQFRKILDNNIVANNWMISMVVPQMIERKDGSIIIVSSIGGLKGSTILGAYAISKAADMQLARNLACEYGKHNIRVNCIAPGLIKTDFAKALWDNPENLKASTARSPLLRIGVPDEIAGAAVFLGSKAGDFMTGQTMVIDGGATIS
- a CDS encoding serine hydrolase, encoding MTAAPRPSTAPKTPPLPEAKPETLSLSRPRLQAMSDAFKREIDKGTVPGVTVLVARRGQVGWFEALGKQSPAGTAPMALDSIFRIFSMTKPIVSIGIMALLEDGHLLLGDPVAKFIPEFANQKVGVVSGGKLDLVPPKRPMTVQDLLRHTSGLTYEHQGDGPVHKIYQESRVRSRKITNAEHAALVASFPLVCHPGDEFNYSRSTDILGRIIEIISGQSLGTFLTERILAPLQMTETGFSTSEANANRLAEPFEADPWTGDKVALFNMLEQPVMESGGGGLVSTTMDYARFALMLRNGGTLDGVRIIGRKTLELMASDHLGPHVQINGTLLSPGHGFGLGFAVRREAGIAPFPGSAGNYFWSGIAGTFFWIDPKEDLFAVFMSQGPGQRDYTRTLVRDLVYAAVD
- the secE gene encoding preprotein translocase subunit SecE; the protein is MAVSPFKFLQEVRSETAKVTWPTRRETTITTIMVFVMVAVASVFFFAADQIIRYLITFLLGIH
- the nusG gene encoding transcription termination/antitermination protein NusG, which translates into the protein MATATAQLSDKRWYIVHAYSNFEKKVAESIREQAKQRGLEDLFELVLVPTEKVTEVRRGRKIDAERKFFPGYVLVKMKLTDEAFHLIKNTPKVTGFLGAENKPMPISESEAMRILHQVQEGVERPKASVSFEIGENVRVADGPFASFSGVVEEIDEARSRVKVAVSIFGRATPVELEFGQVEKV
- the rplK gene encoding 50S ribosomal protein L11 translates to MAKKVTGYLKLQVPAGAANPSPPIGPALGQRGLNIMEFCKAFNAQTQKEEKNTPIPVVITIYADRSFTFEMKTPPMSFFLKQAAKIQSGSKAPGRDKAGKVTKAQVREIAEKKMKDLNCDTIESAMKMVEGSARSMGLEVAG
- the rplA gene encoding 50S ribosomal protein L1; protein product: MAIGKRLNKAREGVDREKLYPLADAIKMVKERAKAKFDETIEVAINLGVDPRHADQMVRGVVTLPNGTGRTLRVGVFARGAKADEAKAAGADVVGAEDLVEKVQNGAIDFDRCIATPDMMPLVGRLGKVLGPRGLMPNPKIGTVTMDVTGAVKGAKGGSVEFRVEKAGILQAGVGKASFSEEKLVENIKALADAVAKAKPAGSKGTYIQRVAVSSTMGPGVKVEPGTILG